In Amycolatopsis methanolica 239, a single genomic region encodes these proteins:
- the rpmB gene encoding 50S ribosomal protein L28, whose protein sequence is MAAVCDVCGKGPGFGKSVSHSHRRTNRRWNPNIQTVHAKIGVSQRKRLNVCTSCLKAGKVVRG, encoded by the coding sequence GTGGCTGCCGTGTGCGACGTCTGTGGCAAGGGACCGGGCTTCGGCAAGTCCGTCTCGCACTCCCACCGGCGTACCAACCGCCGCTGGAACCCGAACATCCAGACTGTGCACGCCAAGATCGGCGTGTCCCAGCGCAAGCGGCTGAACGTCTGCACCTCGTGCCTGAAGGCCGGCAAGGTCGTTCGCGGCTGA
- the recG gene encoding ATP-dependent DNA helicase RecG, translating into MTGLRDKLPPLLGAKTAKALAESLDIHTVADLLRHYPRRYAERGELTNIAGLEIGEHATVMARVEKVNMRRMRNKPGHILELVITDGQRRLSCAFFGRPHQHERQLRLGRTGLFAGKVTAFRNTLQLANPEYQMLDGDDDSAMDDFVGAIIPVYPAAAGMPSWSIARCVRQVLDTLEREEDPMPRELLDGYQLMDLFDALHNIHRPKDHDALEAARDRLKWDEAMAVQLIFAQRRFSTVSRPAPACARTKDGLLDAFDQRLPFELTEGQRAVGEDIAADLSGEHPMNRLLQGEVGSGKTVVALRAMLQVVDSGRQAAMLAPTEVLAAQHARSLREMLGDLGQAGELGAAENATKVTLLTGSMSTKERKQALLDTASGAAGIVVGTHALIQDTVSFADLGLVVVDEQHRFGVEQRDALRSRAANGGSPHVLVMTATPIPRTVAMTVYGDLETSALRHMPVGRSPIKTSVVPVAEKPAWLDRAWQRLVEEVRKGHQAYVVCPRIGDEPASNNSDRRPPLAVLDVAAELENGPLSELRLGILHGRMPPDEKDAVMRAFAAGKLDVLVATTVIEVGVNVPNATMMVIMDADRFGVSQLHQLRGRVGRGSVPGLCLLVTETLDGTATRERLAAVESTTDGFELSRLDLELRREGDILGAAQSGKRSGLKLLSLLRDEDVIAAARERAQEIVSGDPALERHPGLAHMVSDLVDEDRAEYLEKS; encoded by the coding sequence GTGACCGGACTGCGTGACAAGCTGCCCCCGCTGCTCGGCGCCAAGACCGCGAAGGCGCTCGCCGAGTCGCTGGACATCCACACTGTCGCCGACCTGCTGCGGCACTACCCGCGCCGGTACGCCGAACGCGGCGAGCTGACGAACATCGCGGGACTGGAGATCGGTGAGCACGCGACCGTGATGGCGCGCGTCGAGAAGGTCAACATGCGCCGCATGCGCAACAAGCCGGGGCACATCCTGGAGCTGGTCATCACCGACGGCCAGCGGCGGCTCTCGTGCGCGTTCTTCGGCCGCCCGCACCAGCACGAGCGGCAGCTGCGGCTGGGCCGCACCGGGTTGTTCGCGGGCAAGGTCACCGCGTTCCGCAACACGCTGCAGCTGGCCAACCCCGAGTACCAGATGCTCGACGGCGACGACGACAGCGCGATGGACGACTTCGTCGGCGCGATCATCCCGGTCTACCCGGCGGCGGCCGGGATGCCGTCGTGGTCGATCGCGCGGTGCGTCCGCCAGGTGCTCGACACGCTGGAGCGCGAAGAGGACCCGATGCCGCGTGAGTTGCTCGACGGCTACCAGCTCATGGACCTGTTCGACGCGCTGCACAACATCCACCGCCCCAAGGACCACGACGCGCTGGAGGCCGCGCGGGATCGGCTGAAGTGGGACGAGGCCATGGCGGTGCAGCTGATCTTCGCGCAGCGCCGGTTCTCCACGGTGTCGCGGCCCGCGCCCGCCTGCGCGCGCACGAAGGACGGCCTGCTCGACGCGTTCGACCAGCGGCTGCCGTTCGAGCTGACCGAAGGCCAGCGCGCGGTGGGCGAGGACATCGCCGCCGACCTGTCCGGCGAGCACCCGATGAACCGGTTGCTGCAGGGCGAGGTTGGCAGCGGCAAGACGGTCGTGGCGCTGCGGGCGATGCTGCAGGTGGTCGACTCCGGTCGCCAGGCCGCGATGCTCGCGCCGACAGAGGTGCTCGCCGCGCAGCACGCCCGGTCGTTGCGCGAGATGCTCGGCGACCTCGGGCAGGCGGGGGAGCTGGGCGCCGCGGAGAACGCGACGAAGGTGACGTTGCTGACCGGGTCGATGTCGACGAAGGAACGCAAGCAGGCGCTGCTGGACACCGCGAGCGGCGCGGCGGGGATCGTCGTCGGCACGCACGCGCTGATCCAGGACACGGTGTCGTTCGCGGACCTCGGGCTCGTCGTGGTGGACGAGCAGCACCGGTTCGGCGTCGAGCAGCGGGACGCGCTGCGGTCCCGCGCGGCCAACGGCGGCAGCCCGCACGTACTGGTCATGACCGCGACGCCGATCCCGCGCACGGTCGCGATGACGGTGTACGGCGACCTGGAGACCTCCGCGCTGCGGCACATGCCGGTCGGGCGGTCGCCGATCAAGACGAGCGTCGTGCCGGTGGCCGAGAAGCCGGCGTGGCTGGACCGCGCGTGGCAGCGGCTGGTCGAGGAGGTCCGCAAGGGGCACCAGGCCTACGTGGTGTGCCCGCGGATCGGCGACGAGCCCGCGTCGAACAACAGCGACCGCCGCCCGCCGCTGGCGGTGCTCGACGTCGCCGCCGAACTGGAGAACGGGCCGCTGTCCGAGCTGCGGCTCGGGATCCTGCACGGCCGGATGCCGCCCGACGAGAAGGACGCCGTGATGCGCGCGTTCGCCGCGGGCAAGCTGGACGTGCTGGTCGCGACCACGGTGATCGAGGTCGGCGTGAACGTGCCGAACGCGACGATGATGGTGATCATGGACGCCGACCGGTTCGGGGTGAGCCAGCTGCACCAGCTGCGCGGCCGGGTCGGCCGGGGCAGTGTGCCCGGGTTGTGCCTGCTGGTCACCGAGACGCTGGACGGCACGGCGACGCGGGAGCGGCTGGCCGCGGTGGAGTCCACAACGGACGGCTTCGAACTGTCCCGGTTGGACCTGGAGCTGCGGCGCGAAGGCGACATCCTGGGTGCGGCCCAGTCCGGCAAGCGGTCCGGGCTGAAGCTGCTGTCGCTGCTGCGGGACGAGGACGTGATCGCGGCCGCGCGGGAGCGGGCGCAGGAGATCGTGAGCGGCGACCCGGCGCTGGAGCGGCATCCCGGCCTGGCGCACATGGTGTCCGACCTGGTCGACGAGGATCGTGCGGAGTACCTGGAGAAGTCCTGA
- a CDS encoding S8 family peptidase, which translates to MLKTGLRAVIGSALLVLGAVAPASAAPGALQNPPSWALDRIDQRDKAVDQTYHYDSTGEGVTVYVIDTGVDAAQPDLAGRVDPGKDFVGGTDNPADGNGDGTRMAGVVAGKEFGVAKAARIVPVKVLDDKGNGRLNNIISGIDWVTQNAKQPAVAVIGFGGPASDGLDNAVRRLIGVMPVVAAAGWSGVDSSFSSPARIPELLTVGAVDRTDAFAPKSNFGLGVDLLAPGVDVPSTAPGSTSATPFSGTSMAAAFVAGAAALYREEHPDDTPEQVVNALINNSTPDVLTGLPQGTPNRLLYTLFEEPAPES; encoded by the coding sequence GTGCTCAAGACTGGATTACGCGCGGTCATCGGTTCGGCACTGCTCGTCCTCGGCGCCGTGGCGCCGGCTTCGGCCGCGCCTGGCGCGCTGCAGAACCCGCCGAGCTGGGCCCTGGACCGGATCGACCAGCGCGACAAGGCCGTTGACCAGACGTACCACTACGACAGCACCGGCGAGGGCGTCACGGTGTACGTGATCGACACCGGTGTCGACGCGGCGCAGCCCGATCTCGCCGGGCGGGTCGACCCGGGCAAGGACTTCGTGGGCGGCACCGACAACCCGGCCGACGGCAACGGTGACGGGACGCGGATGGCCGGGGTAGTCGCGGGCAAGGAGTTCGGCGTCGCGAAGGCCGCGCGGATCGTGCCGGTCAAGGTGCTCGACGACAAGGGCAACGGGCGGCTCAACAACATCATCTCGGGCATCGACTGGGTCACCCAGAACGCGAAGCAGCCGGCGGTCGCGGTGATCGGCTTCGGCGGCCCGGCGTCCGACGGCCTGGACAACGCGGTGCGGCGGTTGATCGGCGTGATGCCGGTGGTCGCGGCGGCGGGCTGGTCGGGAGTGGACTCGTCGTTCTCGTCGCCGGCGCGGATCCCGGAGCTGCTGACCGTCGGAGCGGTCGACCGGACGGACGCCTTCGCGCCGAAGTCCAACTTCGGGCTGGGGGTCGACCTGCTCGCGCCCGGGGTGGACGTGCCCTCGACGGCGCCCGGGAGCACTTCGGCCACGCCCTTCTCGGGCACCTCGATGGCCGCCGCGTTCGTCGCCGGCGCGGCCGCGCTCTACCGGGAAGAACACCCCGACGACACACCTGAGCAGGTCGTTAACGCACTGATCAACAACTCCACGCCGGACGTGCTGACGGGCCTGCCGCAAGGCACCCCGAACCGGCTGCTGTACACGTTGTTCGAGGAGCCCGCCCCGGAAAGCTGA
- a CDS encoding DAK2 domain-containing protein, whose amino-acid sequence MRALDEHAITAWAAACVHSLEVLCPAINGINVYPVADSDTGSNLLHTMSGAHARLAAEPDTDSAVKALSVLARGAVLAARGNSGVILSQVLRGLAETAGTVPELDGPSLAKALANAHRTATDAVARPVQGTMLSVLQAVAAAVATQPGELPDVVAVAAKAASEALEQTPHQLPVLAAAGVVDAGARGLVAVFDALAGVVTGTETQISHSCEAHPHAEPDAERAPYAWEVMYLLDGVADADVPVLRRTLSGLGDSVTVAGDGSGGHAVHVHCADIGAAIEAGLRAGRPSGIRVEPLITPTPIEPPSGPDRAVVAVVHGEELAELLREEGFAVLAVPDHATPSVEEMLGLITERAAGHITVLAGGESLTRAADDAAGHPMIGDRDVVVIPCASPVQVLSALAVHDAGRRANDDVVAMAEAAAATRRGELVVAAEESITWVGLAHAGDLIGFVDGEVVLVEPAGAEPAEAAMGVLNRMLAVGGELVTVLTGTAAPSGLTDELRERLRAERPEVEFVDYPGGQADAVLLIGVE is encoded by the coding sequence GTGCGGGCTCTGGACGAGCATGCCATCACAGCGTGGGCGGCGGCCTGCGTGCACAGCCTGGAGGTGCTGTGCCCGGCCATCAACGGCATCAACGTCTACCCGGTCGCCGACTCCGACACCGGCTCCAACCTGCTGCACACGATGTCCGGCGCGCACGCCCGCCTGGCCGCCGAACCGGACACGGACAGTGCGGTGAAGGCACTGTCCGTGCTCGCCCGTGGCGCCGTCCTCGCCGCGCGCGGCAACTCCGGCGTCATCCTCTCCCAGGTCCTCCGCGGTCTCGCCGAAACCGCGGGCACCGTCCCCGAGCTGGACGGGCCGTCGCTGGCGAAGGCTCTCGCGAACGCGCACCGCACCGCCACCGACGCGGTCGCGCGCCCGGTGCAGGGCACGATGCTCAGCGTCCTGCAGGCGGTCGCCGCCGCGGTCGCCACGCAGCCCGGCGAGCTGCCGGACGTCGTCGCCGTCGCCGCGAAGGCAGCCTCCGAGGCCCTCGAGCAGACCCCGCACCAGCTGCCGGTCCTGGCCGCGGCCGGGGTCGTGGACGCGGGCGCGCGCGGACTGGTCGCGGTCTTCGACGCCCTGGCCGGCGTGGTCACCGGCACCGAGACCCAGATCTCGCACTCCTGCGAAGCCCACCCGCACGCCGAACCGGACGCGGAGCGGGCCCCGTACGCGTGGGAGGTCATGTACCTGCTGGACGGCGTCGCCGACGCGGACGTCCCGGTCCTGCGCCGCACGCTGTCCGGCCTCGGTGACAGTGTCACCGTGGCCGGGGACGGCAGCGGGGGACACGCCGTCCACGTGCATTGCGCGGACATCGGCGCTGCCATCGAGGCCGGTCTCCGCGCCGGCCGCCCCAGCGGCATCCGCGTCGAACCGCTCATCACGCCGACCCCGATCGAGCCGCCGTCCGGGCCGGACCGCGCCGTGGTCGCCGTCGTGCACGGCGAGGAGCTGGCGGAGCTGCTGCGTGAGGAGGGCTTCGCGGTGCTCGCGGTCCCGGACCACGCCACCCCGAGCGTCGAGGAGATGCTCGGCTTGATCACCGAGCGCGCGGCCGGCCACATCACCGTCCTCGCCGGCGGAGAGAGCCTGACCAGGGCCGCCGACGACGCCGCGGGCCACCCGATGATCGGCGACCGCGACGTGGTGGTCATCCCGTGCGCGTCCCCGGTCCAGGTGCTGTCCGCGCTGGCCGTGCACGACGCCGGGCGGCGCGCGAACGACGACGTGGTGGCGATGGCCGAGGCCGCCGCCGCGACCCGGCGGGGCGAGCTCGTGGTCGCCGCCGAGGAGTCGATAACCTGGGTGGGACTGGCCCACGCCGGTGACCTGATCGGCTTCGTCGACGGCGAGGTCGTGCTCGTCGAACCGGCAGGCGCCGAGCCTGCCGAGGCCGCGATGGGCGTGCTGAACCGGATGCTGGCCGTCGGCGGCGAGCTGGTCACCGTGCTGACCGGCACCGCGGCGCCGTCCGGCCTGACGGACGAGCTGCGGGAGCGGTTGCGGGCCGAGCGACCGGAGGTGGAGTTCGTGGATTACCCCGGCGGCCAGGCCGACGCCGTGCTGCTGATCGGTGTGGAGTGA